One genomic window of Mogibacterium diversum includes the following:
- a CDS encoding CHAP domain-containing protein, protein MSRKAKNLADSNKHWCHKALSFLCMSMLIFSFCIVGNASTEVASNSESVANGTSAESRQSETGTQANQSNASSQATDSGTSAKALDDNRETRATASAASNRIADAPSVSGTWKREAGGWRFYSNSGVMQKGFCYISGKKYYFGPSDGLMKTGWQKVGRYYYYLGSADDGSVKTGWHNIGGSWYYFQINGVMSYGMVDVGSSVYYFGSSGDGAMKTGWQVIYDLYYYFGGANDGAMKTGWQQIGGSWYCFDSTGYMYSGRQSISGKNYYLGSASDGSMKTGWQKVDNDWMCLNGAGDGSAKTGWNSIGGYWYYFDSYGIMKTGLQTIAGSLYYLGGSNDGSMKTGWQKVNGNWYYLNGSGAALTGWQQIGGSWYYFENDHVLVSDTVKQIAGSTYVFNADGVMMTKSFYFKGKKYLTDASGAVIGEGSNANVIEYGKKFLGENGNRFNDWYYNGNTAYRTWSWCNTFVSYVMYQCGVNFKKNAYVPYSEEWMHNNYKWVDFKDAKAGDVIVFCWTGEGNNSGRGNRDHIGFLISRNADGTFTTLEGNTNNGVVAIRTRRSKNIRNIFSPR, encoded by the coding sequence ATGTCAAGAAAAGCTAAGAATTTAGCTGACTCGAATAAACATTGGTGTCATAAAGCATTATCTTTCCTATGTATGTCAATGCTCATTTTTAGTTTTTGCATCGTAGGAAATGCCTCAACTGAAGTAGCGTCTAACAGTGAGTCTGTAGCAAACGGAACATCTGCTGAATCTAGACAAAGTGAAACAGGAACACAAGCGAATCAGAGCAATGCATCATCGCAAGCAACCGATAGCGGAACAAGCGCAAAGGCACTTGACGATAATCGCGAGACAAGGGCTACAGCTTCGGCGGCAAGTAACAGGATTGCAGATGCACCATCTGTTTCAGGCACATGGAAGCGAGAAGCCGGTGGATGGCGATTCTACAGCAATTCTGGTGTAATGCAGAAGGGGTTCTGCTACATTAGCGGCAAGAAGTATTACTTCGGACCAAGCGATGGGCTCATGAAAACTGGTTGGCAGAAGGTTGGTAGGTATTATTACTATTTAGGCTCTGCTGACGATGGTTCGGTAAAGACTGGTTGGCATAACATAGGTGGGTCATGGTATTACTTCCAGATTAACGGGGTAATGTCATATGGAATGGTAGATGTAGGATCTTCAGTATACTACTTCGGTTCTTCCGGCGATGGAGCTATGAAAACTGGCTGGCAGGTAATATATGACCTTTACTACTACTTTGGTGGCGCTAATGACGGAGCTATGAAGACAGGCTGGCAGCAGATAGGTGGTTCCTGGTATTGTTTCGATAGTACGGGATATATGTATTCTGGTAGACAGTCTATAAGCGGTAAGAATTACTACCTTGGTTCGGCGAGTGATGGCTCGATGAAGACAGGTTGGCAGAAGGTCGATAATGACTGGATGTGCTTAAATGGTGCAGGAGATGGCTCTGCGAAGACAGGCTGGAATTCAATCGGCGGATATTGGTACTACTTCGATAGTTATGGCATCATGAAGACAGGCTTGCAGACTATAGCGGGAAGCCTATACTATCTCGGTGGCTCTAATGACGGCTCGATGAAGACAGGCTGGCAGAAAGTCAATGGCAATTGGTACTATTTAAATGGATCTGGTGCTGCACTTACAGGCTGGCAGCAGATTGGTGGCTCCTGGTACTACTTTGAAAATGACCATGTTCTCGTAAGTGATACGGTTAAACAGATAGCTGGAAGCACTTACGTGTTCAATGCAGATGGCGTCATGATGACGAAGTCATTCTATTTTAAAGGCAAGAAGTACCTTACAGATGCATCTGGCGCAGTTATAGGTGAGGGGTCAAATGCCAACGTTATCGAATACGGCAAGAAGTTCCTCGGAGAGAATGGAAATAGATTCAACGATTGGTACTATAATGGAAACACTGCTTATCGTACATGGTCTTGGTGCAACACCTTTGTGTCGTATGTAATGTATCAATGCGGAGTTAACTTTAAGAAGAATGCTTATGTGCCTTACTCAGAGGAGTGGATGCATAACAACTACAAGTGGGTTGACTTCAAGGATGCAAAAGCTGGTGATGTAATCGTTTTCTGCTGGACAGGAGAGGGAAATAACAGTGGACGCGGAAATAGAGATCACATTGGCTTCCTCATTTCTAGAAATGCAGATGGTACATTCACAACACTTGAGGGAAATACGAATAACGGCGTTGTTGCAATTAGGACCAGGCGTTCAAAGAATATCAGAAATATCTTTAGCCCAAGATAA
- a CDS encoding phosphotransferase encodes MNTKLSIIELDVLKTLNSQEGATQREIAEMNGASLGSVNGAIVKLRELGYISAENTLTDEAKELLKGTKPQNAVILAAGFGMRMVPINTVYPKAMLKVHGEVLIERLIRQLHEAGITKIDVVVGFMKESFEYLIDEYGVNLITNRDYASKENLHSLKLASAQLGNTYVIPSDIWFRENPFAECEPYSWYMVAESKNAHSRVKLNRNKELIDIGNSTNKKLKMMGVAYISNIDADEVRIRIAKFSDQDDCYWEDALYTESRPRKMMLLAKKVPENFAVGINTYDQLCTFDSGSESLQSDAIDILAKVFDVDTSEITNIEVLKKGMTNRSFLFRCKGEKYIMRIPGEGTERLINREHEYQVYEAIKDKGISDDIIYFDVKNGYKVTKFLENTRNCDPEDWEEVAKCMKVLRKFHSLDLKVEHDFDIFGEIELYEKLWGENKSIYRDYTKTKQKIYKLKQFVDSLNPHRCLAHIDAVPDNFLFCNHGGGKDDIRIIDWEYAGMQDPHVDLAMFSLYSMYSKDEIDKLNNIYFDGACNNENRAKIYAYISICGLLWSNWCEYKRQLGVEFGEYSLKQYRYAKEYYKYASELIESL; translated from the coding sequence ATGAATACTAAACTATCTATTATTGAACTAGATGTTCTAAAGACCTTGAATAGTCAGGAGGGTGCGACTCAGAGAGAAATAGCCGAGATGAACGGCGCATCGCTCGGCAGTGTGAACGGTGCGATTGTTAAGCTCAGAGAGCTCGGGTATATAAGTGCTGAGAATACACTTACAGACGAGGCGAAGGAACTGCTTAAGGGGACTAAGCCGCAAAATGCGGTTATATTAGCGGCTGGATTTGGCATGAGAATGGTTCCGATTAACACCGTCTATCCGAAAGCCATGCTAAAGGTTCATGGGGAAGTTCTGATAGAACGTTTAATAAGGCAACTGCATGAGGCTGGAATCACCAAGATTGATGTCGTGGTTGGATTCATGAAAGAGAGCTTCGAATATCTCATAGATGAGTATGGTGTAAACCTGATTACTAACAGAGATTATGCAAGCAAGGAAAACCTCCACTCGCTTAAGCTTGCAAGCGCTCAGCTCGGCAATACATATGTGATTCCGTCAGATATCTGGTTTAGAGAGAACCCATTTGCAGAGTGCGAACCATACTCATGGTATATGGTAGCTGAGAGTAAGAATGCGCATAGCAGGGTTAAGCTGAACAGAAATAAAGAGCTCATAGACATCGGGAATTCTACGAATAAGAAGCTCAAGATGATGGGGGTTGCATATATAAGCAATATAGATGCAGATGAGGTGAGAATAAGGATTGCGAAATTTAGTGATCAAGATGATTGTTACTGGGAAGATGCGCTATACACAGAATCGAGACCTCGCAAGATGATGCTGCTTGCCAAGAAAGTACCCGAAAATTTCGCTGTGGGAATCAATACGTATGACCAACTCTGCACTTTCGACTCTGGTTCGGAGAGCCTTCAGTCTGACGCAATAGATATACTAGCTAAAGTGTTTGACGTCGACACTAGTGAAATTACGAACATAGAGGTGCTTAAGAAAGGGATGACAAATAGATCATTCCTGTTCAGGTGTAAGGGCGAAAAGTATATCATGAGAATCCCTGGAGAAGGCACCGAACGGCTAATCAATAGGGAACACGAATACCAGGTATATGAAGCTATAAAAGATAAGGGGATTAGCGATGATATCATCTACTTCGATGTAAAAAATGGGTATAAAGTGACGAAATTCCTCGAAAATACGCGAAATTGCGACCCAGAAGATTGGGAAGAAGTCGCAAAGTGTATGAAAGTTCTAAGGAAGTTCCATAGTTTGGACTTAAAAGTTGAGCACGACTTCGATATATTTGGTGAAATCGAATTATATGAAAAGCTTTGGGGTGAAAATAAATCGATCTACAGAGATTATACGAAGACAAAACAGAAGATCTATAAACTCAAGCAATTTGTTGATTCGTTAAATCCTCATAGGTGCCTAGCGCATATCGATGCGGTTCCAGATAACTTCTTGTTCTGTAATCATGGAGGCGGAAAGGATGACATTCGAATTATCGACTGGGAATATGCTGGAATGCAGGATCCTCACGTAGATTTGGCGATGTTTTCTTTATACAGCATGTATTCGAAGGATGAAATTGACAAATTAAATAATATCTACTTTGATGGGGCATGCAATAACGAGAATAGAGCGAAGATATATGCATATATCTCAATTTGTGGGCTACTATGGTCAAATTGGTGTGAGTATAAGAGACAGCTTGGAGTAGAATTCGGGGAATATTCCCTAAAACAATATAGATATGCCAAGGAATACTACAAATACGCATCAGAATTGATAGAATCTCTGTAA
- a CDS encoding BCCT family transporter has translation MNDKKSVPATRKQIDWVITLVPLAIICCMSVLFFAFPNKSKSVLTSIRYVLGDRFGSYYLIIGVLILSISIYMAFSKYGDIVLGGQDEKPKYSFFTWGAMMFTCGLAADILFYSFAEWVLYATDPHVKSLGSIQEWAGVFPLFHWSLIPWAFYLVLAVSFGFMLHVRNRDKQKFSEACRPVLGKHTDGILGRLIDLLAVFALLAGTATTFSVATPLMASIIKIVFHVELSRITLSIIILLITCAIYTYSLLHGFKGISILAKICIYLFFGLLAYVLFVGGKTGYIIDTGIESIGRMLQHFIELSTFTDPERKTLFPQNYTIYYWAYWMVWCVAAPFFIGTISRGRTVRQTIVGGYGFGAGSTIISFIILGNYSLGKELVDGIPLIKSYTENGDMYGLIINIVRTLPCSTMVLIVLILTMVAFYATSFDSIAYIASCYSYRRLKDGEAPNRMIQLMWCLLLIVLPIALLFSESSMSNIQSVSIIAAFPIAAVITLIAVSFLKDAGEFMKGLRGYTPRGRTQEEAEGSARHEDSEND, from the coding sequence ATGAATGATAAAAAAAGCGTTCCAGCTACACGCAAGCAAATTGATTGGGTGATCACACTAGTGCCACTAGCGATAATATGTTGTATGAGTGTGCTTTTCTTTGCTTTTCCAAACAAATCTAAATCCGTGCTGACGAGCATTCGATATGTCCTCGGAGATAGATTTGGGTCATACTATTTAATCATCGGAGTTCTAATACTCTCAATTTCTATTTACATGGCATTTTCGAAATATGGGGATATCGTCCTAGGTGGGCAGGATGAAAAACCAAAATACAGTTTCTTCACCTGGGGTGCTATGATGTTCACATGCGGACTTGCTGCAGACATACTGTTTTATTCATTTGCCGAATGGGTGCTCTATGCAACAGATCCACATGTAAAAAGTCTTGGCTCAATTCAGGAGTGGGCGGGGGTATTTCCGCTGTTTCACTGGAGCCTCATACCATGGGCGTTTTACCTTGTGCTAGCGGTTTCCTTTGGTTTCATGCTTCATGTTAGAAACAGAGATAAGCAGAAATTCTCAGAGGCCTGCAGACCTGTGCTAGGCAAACACACGGATGGAATTCTAGGCAGGCTTATAGACCTACTTGCGGTATTTGCACTGCTTGCCGGAACAGCTACAACATTCAGCGTTGCCACACCGCTTATGGCTAGCATTATTAAAATCGTATTCCACGTAGAGCTTAGCCGCATCACGCTTTCAATAATAATTCTGCTGATAACATGTGCGATTTACACATACTCGCTTTTGCATGGTTTCAAGGGCATCAGCATCCTTGCAAAAATATGCATTTACCTGTTCTTTGGACTACTCGCTTACGTGCTATTCGTCGGGGGTAAGACAGGATATATTATCGATACTGGTATAGAGTCCATAGGCAGAATGCTTCAGCACTTTATCGAGTTATCTACATTTACGGACCCAGAGAGAAAGACGCTATTCCCGCAGAATTACACAATTTATTACTGGGCATACTGGATGGTTTGGTGTGTCGCAGCTCCATTCTTCATAGGCACGATTTCACGTGGTAGAACCGTAAGACAGACCATCGTTGGAGGATATGGATTTGGAGCAGGTTCGACGATTATAAGCTTTATAATTCTTGGGAATTACTCGCTTGGCAAAGAGCTAGTCGACGGCATTCCTCTAATAAAATCGTACACAGAGAACGGTGATATGTATGGACTCATTATTAATATCGTGAGGACACTTCCTTGCTCGACGATGGTTCTGATTGTACTGATACTGACAATGGTTGCATTCTATGCGACTTCGTTCGATTCCATCGCTTACATCGCTTCCTGCTATAGCTACAGGAGGCTCAAGGATGGAGAGGCTCCAAACCGAATGATTCAGCTGATGTGGTGCTTGTTATTGATTGTCCTACCAATTGCGCTGCTTTTCTCTGAAAGCTCTATGAGCAATATTCAGTCGGTCAGCATAATTGCGGCCTTTCCTATCGCGGCGGTGATTACGCTTATCGCTGTTAGCTTCCTAAAGGATGCGGGGGAATTCATGAAAGGCTTAAGAGGATACACTCCTAGAGGCCGTACACAAGAAGAAGCTGAGGGAAGTGCGAGACATGAGGATTCAGAAAATGATTAA
- a CDS encoding NTP transferase domain-containing protein, whose product MRIQKMIKVDNAVILAAGASSRFAPLSYERHKALIEVKGEVLIERQIRQLREAGVKDIYVVTGYKSEQFSYLVEKFGVKLVHNSEYATRNNHSSIHVVRDVLSNSYICSADNYFAENPFNDAEEGAFYSGIYADGYTKEWCMETNQDGYITEVKIGGNDAWYMLGHVFWDEKFSKRFTEILEQSYNAPDIVDKLWEDIYIEHIQELKMKLKKYDADYIFEFDTLDELREFDESYVRDTRSSILKDIAESLGVNEAELKDFQAVKAVDNRATGFKFVCKGKGYTYEYGSDKFI is encoded by the coding sequence ATGAGGATTCAGAAAATGATTAAGGTAGATAATGCGGTTATACTAGCTGCAGGTGCATCTAGCAGATTCGCACCTCTTTCATATGAGAGACATAAAGCTCTAATCGAAGTTAAGGGTGAGGTGCTAATCGAGCGACAGATAAGGCAGCTTAGAGAGGCTGGAGTCAAAGATATATATGTAGTTACTGGTTACAAAAGTGAACAGTTCTCATACCTTGTAGAGAAATTTGGTGTGAAGCTTGTGCACAATAGCGAGTATGCGACTCGCAACAACCACTCGAGTATTCACGTGGTTAGAGATGTGCTCAGCAATTCTTATATATGTTCTGCAGACAACTATTTTGCAGAAAATCCGTTTAATGATGCAGAAGAGGGCGCATTTTACAGTGGGATATATGCAGATGGTTATACGAAAGAATGGTGCATGGAAACCAATCAAGATGGCTACATAACTGAAGTCAAGATTGGTGGAAATGACGCGTGGTACATGCTAGGTCATGTGTTCTGGGATGAAAAATTCAGCAAGCGCTTCACAGAAATTCTTGAGCAGAGCTACAATGCTCCGGATATTGTCGATAAACTCTGGGAAGACATATATATCGAACACATACAAGAGCTTAAGATGAAATTAAAAAAATATGATGCTGATTATATTTTTGAATTCGATACTCTTGATGAACTTCGGGAGTTTGATGAATCGTATGTTAGAGATACGCGCTCGTCTATCCTCAAAGATATAGCAGAGAGTCTTGGCGTAAATGAAGCTGAACTTAAGGATTTTCAAGCAGTTAAGGCTGTAGATAATCGTGCTACAGGCTTTAAGTTCGTGTGCAAAGGCAAAGGATACACTTACGAATACGGTTCAGATAAATTTATATAG
- a CDS encoding polysaccharide biosynthesis protein: MMTSKKAGMIMDINSKLNFDKASLIKTCLLIICDLMAIEVASFLALFIRFDFSLDEPMGSYWEMFKGHQFIVMVLGIVIFTVCHMYSSLWSYVGIRDMLNVLVATVLYTLMVTTIFAFFEQQNYGMPRSFYLLSGGFLFAITFFVRFIARAARELKGFGNSRGQAKRAMIIGAGAAGAGLIKEIKANPSLRKKIICLVDDDESKIGKRMNGVRIAGTTKDIEALAQRYSINQILLAMPSASGEEKKRILDICKQTGCEMMIVPGIYQIIRGDVSVSQLKHVDVNDLLGRDPIEVDIDGIMEYVSDKVVMVTGAGGSIGSELCRQIASHNPKQLVMLDIYENTTYEIQNELKREFPELNLVVLIASVRNTKRIDKIFEMYRPEIVYHAAAHKHVPLMEASPNEAIKNNVLGTWKLVQASDKWNVKKFVLISTDKAVNPTNIMGASKRLCEMIIQTYNNRSQTEFVAVRFGNVLGSHGSVIPLFRRQIAEGGPVTVTHPDIIRYFMTIPEAVSLVLQAGAFAKGGEIFVLDMGKPVKIDDLARNLILLSGLKPGIDIEIKYVGLRPGEKLFEELLMDEEGLQDTANKMIHIGHPINIDEEKFIEELNELKDYVEGEPDDIKRYIKNIVPTYTPKN; the protein is encoded by the coding sequence ATGATGACTTCAAAGAAAGCAGGCATGATTATGGATATTAACAGCAAACTGAATTTTGATAAAGCATCTCTGATTAAGACATGCTTACTTATAATCTGCGATTTAATGGCGATCGAGGTTGCCTCGTTTCTAGCGCTCTTTATAAGATTTGATTTCTCGCTTGATGAGCCTATGGGCTCGTACTGGGAGATGTTTAAGGGTCATCAGTTTATCGTGATGGTCCTAGGAATTGTCATATTCACAGTTTGCCACATGTACTCAAGCCTTTGGTCGTATGTAGGCATACGAGATATGCTTAATGTGCTCGTAGCCACAGTCCTGTATACGCTAATGGTCACAACTATATTCGCTTTCTTTGAACAGCAGAACTACGGGATGCCGAGAAGCTTTTATTTGCTTTCCGGTGGATTTTTATTTGCGATAACTTTTTTCGTCAGATTCATTGCTAGGGCAGCGAGAGAGCTTAAGGGCTTTGGAAATAGCCGTGGACAGGCAAAGAGGGCGATGATTATAGGTGCAGGTGCTGCAGGAGCAGGGCTTATAAAGGAGATAAAGGCAAATCCGAGCCTCAGAAAGAAAATAATCTGCCTTGTTGATGATGACGAGTCCAAGATTGGTAAGAGAATGAATGGTGTTCGTATCGCTGGTACTACGAAGGACATCGAGGCACTTGCCCAGAGGTATTCAATCAACCAGATTCTCCTTGCGATGCCGTCCGCATCTGGTGAAGAGAAAAAGAGAATTCTAGATATATGCAAGCAGACGGGCTGTGAGATGATGATCGTTCCGGGGATATATCAGATTATTCGCGGAGATGTTAGCGTATCGCAGTTAAAGCATGTGGATGTAAATGATTTGCTTGGTAGAGATCCTATCGAAGTCGATATCGATGGAATCATGGAGTATGTGTCTGACAAAGTCGTTATGGTCACAGGCGCAGGTGGATCGATAGGAAGCGAGCTCTGCCGCCAGATTGCTAGTCACAATCCTAAGCAGTTAGTCATGCTGGATATCTATGAAAATACAACGTATGAGATACAGAATGAGCTTAAGAGAGAATTTCCTGAGCTCAATCTTGTTGTGCTTATAGCGTCTGTAAGGAACACGAAGAGAATTGACAAAATCTTTGAGATGTATAGACCTGAAATCGTATATCACGCAGCTGCACATAAGCATGTACCGCTCATGGAAGCCAGCCCTAATGAGGCGATTAAGAACAACGTACTAGGTACATGGAAGCTCGTTCAGGCGTCGGATAAGTGGAATGTTAAAAAGTTCGTGCTCATCTCTACAGATAAAGCAGTAAACCCAACTAATATCATGGGAGCATCTAAGAGACTGTGTGAGATGATCATTCAGACTTATAACAACAGGTCCCAAACGGAGTTCGTAGCAGTTAGATTTGGAAATGTACTTGGAAGTCATGGAAGTGTTATTCCATTATTTAGAAGACAAATCGCAGAAGGCGGACCGGTTACAGTTACACACCCAGATATCATCAGATACTTTATGACGATTCCAGAAGCTGTTTCGCTAGTGCTCCAAGCAGGGGCTTTTGCGAAGGGTGGAGAGATTTTTGTGCTGGATATGGGAAAACCTGTCAAGATTGATGACCTCGCAAGGAACCTCATTCTGCTGTCAGGGCTTAAGCCAGGAATCGATATCGAGATTAAGTATGTAGGATTAAGACCTGGAGAAAAGCTATTCGAAGAACTTTTAATGGATGAAGAGGGACTTCAGGATACAGCAAATAAGATGATCCACATTGGACATCCGATTAATATCGATGAAGAGAAATTTATCGAGGAGCTTAACGAGCTTAAGGACTATGTAGAGGGCGAGCCTGATGATATCAAGCGGTATATCAAAAACATAGTCCCAACATACACACCAAAAAACTAA
- a CDS encoding DegT/DnrJ/EryC1/StrS family aminotransferase produces MKVPFSPPDISELEINRVVEVLKSGWITTGPEVKEFERRIAEYIGVDKAVALSSATASLEAALHILGIGEGDEVIVPAYTYTASASPVVHKGAKLVIIDSAPETFEMDYDKVAEAINENTKAVIPVDLGGMICDYDRIFEIVESKKDLFKPANKLQAAIGRVAVISDGAHAFGSVKNGVKAGAIADFTSFSFHAVKNLTTAEGGALAWRNIDGVDNDELYHELQLYSLHGQSKDALSKNKAGAWEYDVVYPAYKCNMTNINAAIGIAQLERYEGLLARRRVLNERYEAALEKLGIKVMHHYTDEMTSTGHLYLVRIPGASVDDRNAVIQEMAEREIACNVHYKPLPMMTAYKNLGFDIADYPNAYHQYENLISLPIFSTMTDEQNEYVIENFVDILKKRGLIK; encoded by the coding sequence ATGAAAGTACCATTTTCACCACCGGATATTTCAGAACTAGAGATTAATAGAGTTGTAGAAGTCCTAAAATCTGGATGGATTACTACTGGTCCAGAGGTTAAGGAATTCGAGAGAAGAATTGCAGAATATATCGGCGTTGATAAAGCCGTTGCCCTTTCATCGGCTACCGCATCACTAGAAGCAGCACTTCACATTCTGGGAATCGGTGAAGGCGATGAGGTTATCGTGCCTGCATACACATATACAGCATCTGCTAGCCCTGTAGTACACAAAGGGGCGAAGCTTGTGATTATCGATTCTGCGCCTGAAACCTTTGAGATGGACTACGATAAGGTCGCTGAAGCTATCAATGAGAATACTAAGGCCGTTATTCCAGTTGACCTCGGAGGAATGATATGCGACTACGACAGAATATTTGAAATCGTTGAGTCGAAGAAAGACTTATTTAAGCCTGCGAATAAACTCCAAGCTGCAATTGGTAGAGTAGCTGTAATTTCTGACGGAGCACATGCCTTTGGGTCTGTGAAGAATGGTGTTAAGGCCGGAGCGATTGCTGATTTTACGTCGTTTTCTTTCCATGCGGTTAAGAACCTTACCACTGCAGAAGGCGGTGCGCTCGCATGGAGAAACATCGATGGGGTAGATAATGATGAGCTTTATCATGAACTACAGCTTTATTCACTACACGGACAGTCTAAGGATGCGCTATCCAAGAACAAGGCGGGGGCATGGGAGTACGATGTCGTATATCCTGCGTATAAATGCAACATGACAAATATTAATGCGGCTATCGGAATTGCTCAGCTTGAAAGATATGAAGGGCTACTTGCGAGACGTAGGGTGCTCAATGAGAGATATGAGGCTGCACTTGAGAAGCTAGGAATTAAGGTTATGCACCATTATACAGACGAGATGACTTCTACAGGACATCTATACTTGGTAAGGATTCCAGGTGCTTCTGTAGATGACAGAAATGCGGTGATTCAGGAGATGGCGGAGCGTGAGATTGCATGTAATGTCCACTATAAGCCACTACCGATGATGACTGCATATAAGAATCTTGGATTTGATATTGCGGATTATCCAAATGCTTATCATCAGTATGAGAATCTAATTTCGTTACCGATATTCTCAACGATGACCGATGAGCAGAATGAATATGTTATTGAGAATTTTGTTGATATCCTTAAGAAGAGAGGGTTAATTAAGTAG
- a CDS encoding sugar transferase — protein MRCDEVKEYYDILSSRKGSLIAKRLFDFVVSLLMTIVISPILLILIILIKVDDPGPAFFRQVRVTTNGREFRIFKFRTMVINAEKLGAQVTQENDPRVTKIGHKLRKYRLDELPQLLNVITGDMSFVGTRPEVPRYVACYSKEMLATLLLPAGVTSEASITYKDENELIGSAKNPDEVYVDKVLPEKMKYNLDALRNFSFLGEIKTMLKTVGAVIK, from the coding sequence ATGAGATGCGATGAAGTAAAGGAATATTACGACATCCTAAGCTCAAGAAAAGGCTCGCTTATAGCAAAAAGATTATTTGATTTCGTAGTTTCATTGCTGATGACCATCGTAATATCACCTATACTTCTAATCTTGATTATCTTGATTAAAGTAGATGATCCAGGACCAGCTTTTTTCAGGCAGGTAAGAGTAACGACTAACGGCAGAGAGTTCAGAATTTTCAAGTTCAGAACGATGGTTATAAACGCTGAGAAGCTTGGCGCACAGGTAACGCAGGAAAATGATCCCAGGGTTACCAAGATAGGGCATAAGCTTAGAAAGTACAGGCTTGATGAGCTTCCGCAGCTTCTCAATGTTATCACTGGCGACATGTCATTTGTTGGCACCAGACCAGAGGTTCCGAGGTATGTGGCATGCTACTCGAAAGAGATGCTCGCAACACTTCTGCTTCCGGCAGGTGTGACATCAGAAGCTAGCATAACATACAAGGATGAGAACGAACTGATCGGAAGTGCGAAAAACCCTGACGAGGTGTACGTAGATAAAGTTTTGCCAGAAAAGATGAAATATAATCTTGATGCACTTAGAAATTTTAGCTTTCTCGGTGAAATCAAGACTATGCTGAAGACGGTCGGTGCCGTTATAAAGTAA